From Drosophila subpulchrella strain 33 F10 #4 breed RU33 unplaced genomic scaffold, RU_Dsub_v1.1 Primary Assembly Seq354, whole genome shotgun sequence, the proteins below share one genomic window:
- the LOC119560113 gene encoding uncharacterized protein LOC119560113: MASHKVTFGVLCLVALSAALPAEETRGHARNAIGGENDIMDSIYSDCLRKDSVSCVKYKLFSFVDKVLGARDQFALTEGVTVVRSPDAPQQEAARSISGDESFESLALNRISSFLNSHTIKVELKGADIVQAVSSTGRALEDASESLFGSNDPNAPEESRGKKKKAAKILGPILALVALKAAALLPLLLGAIALIAGKALLIGKIALVLSAVIGLKKLLSQEKHVTYEVVAHPHHSSSHSASHDSYGSGYSADAGASSASYGSSGHGGWGRSIDAQDLAYGAQKPVQA, translated from the coding sequence ATGGCAAGCCATAAAGTTACTTTCGGTGTCTTGTGTCTGGTCGCCCTGAGCGCCGCCCTTCCCGCCGAGGAGACGCGCGGCCACGCCCGCAACGCCATCGGCGGCGAGAACGACATTATGGATAGCATCTACAGCGACTGTCTGCGCAAGGACTCCGTCTCGTGCGTCAAGTACAAGCTGTTCAGCTTCGTGGACAAGGTCCTCGGCGCCCGCGACCAGTTCGCCCTCACCGAGGGCGTGACCGTGGTCCGCTCGCCGGACGCCCCGCAGCAGGAGGCCGCCCGTTCCATCTCCGGCGACGAGTCGTTCGAGTCCCTGGCCCTGAACCGCATCAGCAGCTTCCTCAACTCGCACACCATCAAGGTGGAGCTGAAGGGCGCCGACATCGTGCAGGCCGTTAGCTCCACGGGCCGCGCCCTCGAGGATGCCTCCGAGTCCCTGTTCGGCTCCAATGACCCCAACGCCCCCGAGGAGAGCCGTGGCAAGAAGAAGAAGGCCGCCAAGATCCTGGGACCCATCCTTGCCCTCGTCGCCCTGAAGGCCGCCGCCCTGTTGCCCCTGCTCTTGGGCGCCATCGCCCTGATCGCCGGCAAGGCCCTGCTCATTGGTAAGATCGCCCTGGTGCTGTCCGCCGTGATTGGGCTGAAGAAGCTGCTGTCGCAGGAGAAGCACGTGACCTACGAGGTGGTGGCCCACCCacaccacagcagcagccactCGGCGAGCCACGACTCGTACGGCAGTGGCTACAGCGCCGATGCCGGAGCCTCTTCGGCCTCCTACGGCAGCAGCGGTCACGGCGGCTGGGGACGCTCCATCGACGCCCAGGACCTGGCCTATGGTGCCCAGAAGCCCGTCCAGGCCTAA